CATCGCCCGCCTCGAACCCAAGCCCGGCCGTCGCTTTGCCGTGCTCGAGCCGCACCAGCTGCGCCCCGACGTGATCGTGACGGTGCAAGGCAGCGGCTTCAAGGTCGCGCTCAACCCCGAGGTGCTGCCGCGGCTGCGCCTGCAAGACGCCTACGCGCTGGCCCTGCGCCAAGGCCGGGGCGGCGAGGCCCACGCCGGCCTGCAGCAGCGGCTGCAAGAGGCGCGCTGGTTCATCAAAAACGTGCAGCAGCGCTTCGACACCATCTTGCGCGTGGCCACGGCCATCGTCGAACGCCAGCACCAGTTTTTCCGCCACGGCGACTTGGCCATGCGGCCGCTGGTGCTGCGCGAAATCGCTGACGAGGTCGGGCTGCACGAATCCACCATCAGCCGCGTGACCAGCGCCAAGTTCATGGCCACGCCGCAAGGCACCTTCGAATTCAAATACTTTTTTGGCTCCGCGCTGGCCACCGAGGCCGGCGCCCACACCTCCAGCACCGCCGTGCGCGCCCTGATTCAGCAGCTCATCGCCGCCGAAAACCCCCAGCAGCCCTTGAGCGACAACCAGATCGCCGACCTGCTCAAGGCCCAGGGCATCGCCTGCGCGCGCCGCACCGTGGCCAAATACCGCGAGGCGCTGCGCATCGCCCCCACCCATCTGCGCCGCGCGCTCTGAACGGCCCCAGCCCACCATGCACAACCTGACCCTGTTCCTGCCCTGCCCCGCCGGGGTGGAAGACTTCCTGCTGGCCGAAGTGCAAGCCATCTGCCCAGCGGCGGCCGCCAGCGCGCAGCGCCAGCGCGGCGGCGTCGAGCTCACCGGCACCTGGGACGATGTGCTGCGGCTCAACCTGCACAGCCGGCTGGCCCAGCGCGTGCTGGTGCGGCTGGCGCTGCAACCTTGCCCGCACGAAGACGCGCTCTACCAAGCCGCCCACCAGGTGCTGTGGGAGCTGTGGTTCACGCCCGCGCAGACCTTCAAGGTCGAGCTCACGGCCCACCAGTGCCCGTTCCAGAGCCTGAACTTTGCCGCCCTGCGCATCAAAGACGCGGTCTGCGACCGCATGCGCGAGCGCTTTGGCCAGCGCCCCAGCGTCGATACCGTGCAACCCCAGGTGCGCCTGCACGCCCACCTGGGGCCGGATCAGGTCTGGCTCTACATCGATACCTCGGGCGAGCCGCTGTTCAAGCGCGGCTGGCGCAGCGACACGGGCGATGCGCCGCTCAAAGAAACGCTGGCCGCCGCGATGATCGCCGCCAGCGGCTGGACTGGCCTGGACGCCCAAGGTCAGCCGCAGCCGCTCTACGACCCCTGCTGCGGCAGCGGCACGGTGGCCATCGAAGCCGCGCAGCGCGCCTTGCAGATCGCGCCGGGCAAACTGCGCCGCTTTGGTTTCGAGCGCCTGCTGCCACACCGGCCCGAACGCTGGCAGGCGCTGCGGCTGCAAGCCGAGGCCGCCGAGCGCCCCCTGCCCGGTGGCCAGCCCTTGGTGTTTGGCTCCGACGTGTCTTTTCGCATGGTCGATTTTGCGCGCCGCAACGCCGAACGCGCTGGCGTGGCGCATGCCATCGAGTGGCGCGGCGGCGACGCCCTCGAGCGCCTGCCGCCATGCCCCACGCCCGGGGTGATGCTGCTCAACCCGCCCTATGGCGAGCGCATCGCTGCCGCCGGGGTGGCCGGCCAGCCGGCACAGGAGCGGGCGCGAGCGCAACCGGGTTCGCCCCCGGGCCCCGCCCAGGGTGCAGGCCGCGAAAGCGCGCGCCACGCCGATGGGCAGGAGAACGCCGATTTTTTCGCGCAACTGGCCAGCCACTGGAAAAAACACTACGCCGGCTGGACCGCCTGGCTGCTGACCCCCGACCCGCAGCTGCCGGGACAGATGCGGCTCAAACCCTCGCGCCGGGTGCCGCTGTGGAACGGCCCGATCGAGTGCCGCCTGTTTCGTTTCGACCTCGTGGCGGGCAGCGCACGCACGCCCCGCGCCGGCGCCGGCACCCGCCCCGAAAGCCAGCCCCCTCAATAGCGCATACATATTTCCGCAATAGGGGATTTTTGGCAGCCCGAGTTGATGCTTGTGCTGAACTTGGTTTACACTTGCGCTGGGCTGGTTAATCCCGGCCCCCCGCTTTTCCTCCCTGAGCGGGTGCCTTTGTGTGTGACAGCAAAAAGGCTTTCAAACCTGGCTCCTTTAGAGCCAGGTTTTTTTTCGTCTGCGCAGGCAAGGCGGGGGGCCGGGCTTCAGTCAAAAATATCGCTGAGCCACGATTTTTTCTTTTTCTGCTTGCTTCCAGCCGCAAAGCCACCCGGCAGGCCACCACCGAGGCCACCCAGCCCGGCCAAGCCGCCGAGTTTGGCGCCCAGTCCCCCCGGCGCAGCGCCGCCGCTGCGCTTGCGAAAGTCGGAGTCTTGGAAATCGGGCTGGCGCAGCGGGGCGTCTTGATGGCGCGCGCGCCCGGGCGACGGACTCAGGCTGCGCTCGATCAGCTTGTCGAGCTCGCCACGGTCGAGCCAGACGCCGCGGCATTGCGGGCAGTAGTCGATCTCCACACCCTGGCGATCGCTCAGCAGCAGTTCCACATCCACACAGTTGGGGCATTTCATGCAAGGCTCCTTGGGGCCAGTTGAAGGGAGCTTGCAGTCTAGGGCCTTTGGGGCGCGCAATAAAGCAGAATATCGGGCAATCTCGCATCGAACCAAGCTGAACATGAGCCTCACCTACAGCTACCGCCACCTGTACTACTTCTGGATCGTGGCCCAAGAGGGCGGCATGTCCAATGCCGCCGCGCGGCTCGGCATGGCGGTGCAGACCGTGAGCGCCCAGGTGCGCGAGCTGGAAAAGGCGCTGGGTTGCCAGCTGCTCAAACCGGCTGGACGCGGCGTGGCCCTGACCGAGGCCGGGGTGCTGGCGGCGCGCCAAGCGCAGCAGATTTTCGAGCTCGGCGAGGCCCTGCCGACGCTGCTGCGCCAATCCGCGCTGGCGCCCAGGGTGCGGCTGGCGGTGGGCATGGCCGACGGCCTGCCCAAGCTCGAGGTGCTGCGCCTGCTGCGCCCGGTGCTCGATGTGCCCGACCTGCACCTGATCTGCCACGACGGCGAGATCGACGATTTGCTGGCCGATCTGGCCACGCACCGGCTCGACGTGGTCTTGACCGACCACCCGGTGAGCAGCCGCGCGCACCTCAAGGTGCACCACCACCGCCTGGCCAGCAGCGCCTACGGCTGGTTTGCCGCGCCGCCGTGGCTGCAAGCGGCCCAGCGCCCGTTCCCGGCTGCCCTGCAGGGGCTGCCGCTGCTGCTGCCCACGCGCCACGCCAGCGTGCGTGCGCAGCTCGACCAGTGGCTGGCGCGCCACGGCCTGACGCCGCGCATCGCTGGCGAGTTCGAAGACAGCGCGCTGCTCGAAACCTTTGGCGGCCAAGGCATGGGGGTGTTCCCGGCTGCGCTGGCGCTGGCCGACACGCTGCAACAGCGCCACGGCGCGCTGCTGCTAGGGGTGTGCGAAGGCGTGGCGGCCCCGTGCTACGCGCTCAGCTTGGAGCGCCGGGTGGCGCACCCGCTGCTGCGCCGCCTGCTCGAACCCGGCGCTTGAGCGCCGCACCTAGCGGCTAGGGGAGCGGCGCCGGCCCGCTCACGCACCGCGCCGGCCCACATCAGGCAGGTCAGAGGCCAGTCAGGCCGGTTGCGGCTGCAAAAACACGCGCGCCTTTTTGGGCGAGAGCAGCACCCGGTCGCCCTCTTTGAGTCCCAGCGCTTGCAGGCGCTCGGCCGGTATTTGCGCCTCGATCAGCGGGTCGTGGCCGTCGGGGGATTCGGCGTCCAGCGGCCAAAGCTCGAGCCGGGCGATGGGCCCGACCACCAGCGCGCGCTGCAACTCGGCCGCGATGCCCACCGCGCCCGGGCGCCAGCGCTCGACTTCGAGGTCGTGTGGGCGCACGTAGGCAAAGGCTTTGGCGTCGCGCGCCTGCGCGTGCTCGGGCGTGTCGATGGCCACGCCTTCGAGGTGCAGCTGGCCCTCGTGGGCGCGGCCGTGAAACAGGTTCACGTCGCCCAAAAAGCCATAGACGAAGGGGCTGGCCGGGTGCTCCCAGACCTGCTGCGGCGTGCCCACCTGCTCGACGCGGCCCTGGTTCATGAGCACCACGCGGTCGGCCACCTCCAGCGCCTCTTCTTGGTCGTGGGTGACGAAGACGCTGGTCACGTGCAGCTCGTCGTGCAGCCGCCGCAGCCAGCGCCGCAGCTCTTTGCGCACCTTGGCATCGAGCGCGCCAAAGGGCTCGTCGAGCAGCAACACCTTGGGCTGCACCGCCAGCGCGCGCGCCAAGGCGATGCGCTGGCGCTGCCCGCCCGAGAGCTGCGAGGGGTAACGCTCGGCCAGCCAGTCGAGCTGCACCAGACTGAGCAGCTCGTGCACGCGCTCTTTGATTTGGGCCTCGCTGGGGCGCAGCGCGCGCGGCTTGACGCGCAGGCCAAAAGCCACGTTCTCGAACACAGTCATGTGGCGAAACAGCGCGTAGTGCTGGAACACGAAGCCCACGTTGCGCTCGCGCGCATGGGTGTCGGTGGCGTCGGCGCCGGCAAACAGCACGCTGCCCTGGTCGGGCGACTCCAGCCCGGCGATGATGCGCAGCAGCGTGGTTTTGCCGCAGCCCGAGGGGCCCAGCAGCGCCAGCAATTCGCCCGAATCAATGTCGAGGTTGACGTCGCGCAGCGCCGTAAAGCTGCCAAACTGCTTGCTGATCTGGCGGATGGCTATGCTCATGATGCGTGGGTCCTTGGGGTGTAGGCAGGGGGGCTGGATGGGCGCTCAGGCGCCAGTTCGGCCAGGGTTTGCATTTCGCGTTCCATGCGCCATTCGGCCACGGTCTTGATCACCAGCGTCACCAGCGCCAGCAGCGCCAGCAGCGAGGCCACGGCAAAGGCGGCCACCGACTGGTATTCGTTGTACAGCACCTCCACGTGCAAGGGCATGGTGTTGGTCAGGCCGCGGATATGGCCCGAGACCACCGAGACCGCGCCAAATTCGCCCATGGCGCGCGCGTTGCACAGAATCACGCCGTAGATCAGGCCCCACTTGATGTTGGGCAGGGTCACGCGCCAGAAGGTCTGCCAGCCGCTCGCGCCCAGCACCAGCGCCGCCTGTTCTTCCTCGGTGCCCTGGGCCTGCATGAGCGGAATCAGCTCGCGCGCGATGAACGGGAAGGTGATGAACAACGTGGCCAGCACGATGCCGGGCACGGCAAAGATGATCTGGATGCCGCGTTCATCCAGCCACGGCCCAAACCAGCCCTGGGCGCCAAACACCAGCACATAGATCAGCCCCGCCACCACGGGCGAGACCGAGAACGGCAGGTCGATGAGCGTGGTCAGGAACGATTTGCCCCAGAACTCGAACTTGGCCACCGCCCACGCGGCGGCGACGCCAAACACCAGGCTCAAAGGCACGGTGATCGCCGCCACCAGCAGCGTGAGCCGGATCGCGGCCCAGGCGTAGGGGTCGCGCAGCGCCTCGAAGTAGGCCCCCACGCCCATGCGCAGCGCCTCGGTGAACACCGCCAGCAGCGGCAGCACCAGAAACAGCAGCATAAAGCCCAGCGCCAAGCCGATCAGGCACCAGCGCAGCCACGGCGATTCGCCGCGTTGCAAAGCGCGCCGGCCGTTCATGCGCCGTCTCCGGCGCGGCGACGCTGCCACGCTTGCAAGCTGTTGATGGCCAGCAGCATGATGAACGAGAACAGCAGCATCACGCTGGCCACCGCGGTTGCACCCAAGTAATCAAAGGCCTCGAGGCGGCCGATGATCACCAGCGGCGCAATCTCGGACACCATCGGGATGTTGCCGGCGATGAAAATCACCGAGCCAAACTCGCCCACGCCGCGCGCAAAAGCCATGGCAAAGCCGGTGAGCAGCGCCGGCAAGATGGTGGGGAAAATCACGCGCCAAAAAATCTGCCAGCGCGTCGCCCCCAGGCACTGCGCGGCCTCTTCGAGCTCTTTTTCGGCCTCTTGCAGCACCGGCTGCACCGTGCGCACCACAAAGGGCAGGCCGACGAAGATGAGCGCGATCACCACCCCGGTGGGGTTGAAGGCGAGTTGGATGCCAAAGGGCTCAAAGAATTGGCCGATCCAGCCGTTGCCGGCCAAAATCGCCGTGAGCGCAATGCCGGCCACCGCCGTCGGCAGGGCAAAGGGCAGATCGACCAGCGCATCGACCACCTTTTTGCCCGGAAAGCTGTAGCGCACCAGCACCCAGGCCACCAGCAAGCCCATGAAGGCGTTGACCACCGCCGCCAAAAAAGCCGCGCCAAACGAGAGCCGAAACGATGCCAGCACGCGCGGCGTGGTGACTGCGTCCCAGAAATCGGCCCAGCTCATGCTCAAGGTCTTGAGGATCAGGGCCGCCAGCGGGATGAGCACGATCAGGCTCATGTAAAACACGGTGTAGCCCAGCGCCAGATGAAAACCCGGCAACACCCGGCGCTGGGCCCGGCGCGGCGGCGCCGCCTCGGGCGCGGGCAAGTCGATGGCTGCGGTCGTCATTTAGCGCCTTTGAGCAAAAATCTGGTCAAACTGGCCGCCGTCGGCAAAGTGCTGCCGCTGCGCCTCGCCCCACGAGCCAAAGTACTGCCCGACCTCGAACAACCGGATCGGGCGCAGGTGCTGGCTGTGGCGCCGCAGCACCTCGGGGTTGCGCGGCCTGAAGTGGTTGCTGGCGGCAATCTCTTGGCCGGCGTCGCTGTAGAGGAACTCCAGATAGGCTTGCGCCAGCGCCCGGCTGCCGCGCTGGTTCACGGTGCGCTCGACCAACGCCACCGGGTTTTCGGTCAGCAAACTGGTGCTCGGGTGCACCACATCGACCCGGCCGACGCCGAACTCCCTCTCGACCGAGATCACCTCGGATTCGAAAGTCACCAGCACGTCGCCGATGTTGCGCTGCAAAAACACCCCCGTGGCGTCGCGCCCGCCGCGCGCCAGCACCGGCACGTTTTGGTACAGCTGGCGCACAAAGGCGGCGGCGTCGGCATCGCTTCCGCCTTGGCTGCGCACGAAGCCCCAGGCGGCCAGATAAGCCATGCGGCCGTTGCCGCCGGTTTTGGGGTTCACCACCACCACCTGCACCCCAGGGCGGATCAGGTCGCGCCAGTCGCGGATCTGCTTGGGGTTGCCGCGGCGCACCAAAAACAGCATGGTCGAGGTGGTGGGCGAGGCGTTGTGCGGCAGGCGCTGGCGCCAGTCGCGCGCCACCACGCCGCGCTCGGCCAAAAAGTCGATGTCGGTCACGGTGTTCATGGTCACCACGTCGGCATCGAGCCCGTCGGCCACGGCGCGCGCTTGGGCGCTGGAGCCGGCGTGCGACATGTTCACGCGCAGCGTCTGGCCCGTGCGCTGCTGCTGCTGGGCGATGAAGGCGGCGTTGATCTCGCGGAAATACTCGCGCGAGACGTCGAACGAGACGTTGAGCAGGGTGTCCACCGGATTGGCGTGGGCGCTGACGAGCGCAGCGGGCCCGAGGGCGGCGGCACCGAACAGGTGCAACAGGTGGCGGCGGGTGGTCATGGGGAAAATCTCCATCGAGGGTGGGCAGAGGGCGCAGTGTGCCAGCGGCGCTTCAGATTACAAACGACTTTGTTTTTGTTTTGTTATGCAGCTGGTGCATTAGGCGGGCAGGCGGCGGCATTAGCGCAGGGTGAAAATCTGGTCGAACACGCCACCGTCGGCAAAGTGCTCGCGCGTGGCCGCTGCCCAGCCGCCAAAGGCTTCGTCGATGGTGAACAGCGGTATGCGGGGCAAACGGCTGGCGTGGCGCGCCAGCGCCGCCGCCGAGCGCGGGCGGTAGAAATGGCGCCCGATCAGGTCTTGCGCTTCTTCGCTGTAGAGGTGCTCTAGGTAGGCTTGGGCCACGGCGCGGCTGCCTTTGCGGTCCACGTTGCGATCGACCAGCGTCACCGGCGGCTCGGCCAGAATGCTGATGCTGGGATAGACGAAATCCACGCGCTGGCCAAACTCTTTTTCCAGCAGATGGGCCTCGTTCTCCCAAGCCAGCAGCACGTCGCCCTGGTTGCGTTGGGCAAAGCTGGTGGCCGAGCCGCGCGCGCCCACGTCGAGCACGGGCACGTTGCGGTACAGGCGCGCCACAAACTCGCGCGCGCCGGCGGCGCTGCCGCTCTGGCGCCGCGCAAACTCCCAGGCCGCAAGGTAGTTCCAGCGCGCGCCGCCCGAGCTTTTGGGGTTGGGCGTGATCACGCGCACGTCGCTGCGCACCAGGTCGCCCCAGTCGCGGATGTTTTTCGGGTTGCCGCTGCGCACCACAAAAATAATGGTCGAGGTGTAGGGCGTGCTGTTGTGCGGCAGGCGCCGCTGCCAGTCGCGCGGCACCCAGTTGCCGTTGTTGTGCAGGGCGTCGATGTCGGCCGCCAGCGCCAGGGTGGCCACGTCGGCGTCGAGGCCGTCGATGATGGCGCGCGCCTGCCGCCCCGAGCCGCCGTGCGACTGCTGGAAGCGCAACTCCTGCCCGGTGCGCTCGCGCCAGCGCTGCGCAAACAGCGGGTTGTAATCGGCGTAGAGCTCGCGCGTCGGGTCGTACGAGACGTTGAGCAGCGTCAGCGGCGCGGCGGGGGTGGCGCGGGTGTTGGCGCTGGCAATGCCGAACGTGGCAGTTCCGAGAGTGCTGGCGCCCAGCAGGTGCAACAGATGGCGGCGGTTTGGCATAGATTCCTCGCAAAAAAGATCGTTGGGAGACCGATCATGCGAGAAAGTCTTAAAAACTCAAACGAATATAATTCAATTATTTTATGCCAAAAACATCTAATACATGGGCGGCGGCAGGGCAAAAAGGCCCCGCACTCACGCCAAGCGCAACCCGCCAGCCGCGCGGCCCTTGCCGGCGCGCGCTGGCGGTTTGCACAGTCCGCAGACGTAGTAGCGCGCGTTCTCGTAGGGGTCGGTGACGAAGTGTCCGCCGCAGCAGGTGCAGCGGGTGCGCACCAGCATGTTGGCGGCCATGAACTTGCTCAGACGCCAGGCGCGGGTGAAGCTCAGCAGCGGCTCGATGCCGCAGATCTGCATCTGCTCGGCGTAGAGCTGGTAGGCCTTCATCACCACCTCGATCGAATCGAGGGCCACGGTTTTGTCGAGGTAGCCGGCGATGTT
This sequence is a window from Serpentinimonas maccroryi. Protein-coding genes within it:
- a CDS encoding sulfate ABC transporter substrate-binding protein translates to MTTRRHLLHLFGAAALGPAALVSAHANPVDTLLNVSFDVSREYFREINAAFIAQQQQRTGQTLRVNMSHAGSSAQARAVADGLDADVVTMNTVTDIDFLAERGVVARDWRQRLPHNASPTTSTMLFLVRRGNPKQIRDWRDLIRPGVQVVVVNPKTGGNGRMAYLAAWGFVRSQGGSDADAAAFVRQLYQNVPVLARGGRDATGVFLQRNIGDVLVTFESEVISVEREFGVGRVDVVHPSTSLLTENPVALVERTVNQRGSRALAQAYLEFLYSDAGQEIAASNHFRPRNPEVLRRHSQHLRPIRLFEVGQYFGSWGEAQRQHFADGGQFDQIFAQRR
- a CDS encoding LysR family transcriptional regulator yields the protein MSLTYSYRHLYYFWIVAQEGGMSNAAARLGMAVQTVSAQVRELEKALGCQLLKPAGRGVALTEAGVLAARQAQQIFELGEALPTLLRQSALAPRVRLAVGMADGLPKLEVLRLLRPVLDVPDLHLICHDGEIDDLLADLATHRLDVVLTDHPVSSRAHLKVHHHRLASSAYGWFAAPPWLQAAQRPFPAALQGLPLLLPTRHASVRAQLDQWLARHGLTPRIAGEFEDSALLETFGGQGMGVFPAALALADTLQQRHGALLLGVCEGVAAPCYALSLERRVAHPLLRRLLEPGA
- a CDS encoding THUMP domain-containing class I SAM-dependent RNA methyltransferase, with amino-acid sequence MHNLTLFLPCPAGVEDFLLAEVQAICPAAAASAQRQRGGVELTGTWDDVLRLNLHSRLAQRVLVRLALQPCPHEDALYQAAHQVLWELWFTPAQTFKVELTAHQCPFQSLNFAALRIKDAVCDRMRERFGQRPSVDTVQPQVRLHAHLGPDQVWLYIDTSGEPLFKRGWRSDTGDAPLKETLAAAMIAASGWTGLDAQGQPQPLYDPCCGSGTVAIEAAQRALQIAPGKLRRFGFERLLPHRPERWQALRLQAEAAERPLPGGQPLVFGSDVSFRMVDFARRNAERAGVAHAIEWRGGDALERLPPCPTPGVMLLNPPYGERIAAAGVAGQPAQERARAQPGSPPGPAQGAGRESARHADGQENADFFAQLASHWKKHYAGWTAWLLTPDPQLPGQMRLKPSRRVPLWNGPIECRLFRFDLVAGSARTPRAGAGTRPESQPPQ
- a CDS encoding sulfate ABC transporter substrate-binding protein translates to MPNRRHLLHLLGASTLGTATFGIASANTRATPAAPLTLLNVSYDPTRELYADYNPLFAQRWRERTGQELRFQQSHGGSGRQARAIIDGLDADVATLALAADIDALHNNGNWVPRDWQRRLPHNSTPYTSTIIFVVRSGNPKNIRDWGDLVRSDVRVITPNPKSSGGARWNYLAAWEFARRQSGSAAGAREFVARLYRNVPVLDVGARGSATSFAQRNQGDVLLAWENEAHLLEKEFGQRVDFVYPSISILAEPPVTLVDRNVDRKGSRAVAQAYLEHLYSEEAQDLIGRHFYRPRSAAALARHASRLPRIPLFTIDEAFGGWAAATREHFADGGVFDQIFTLR
- the flhC gene encoding flagellar transcriptional regulator FlhC gives rise to the protein MSTATKSLVSESKDIERAVALIHLGARLQVLESETDLSYEKLLRLYKEVAGKSPSKGQLPFSTDWFLSWQPNIHASLYANIAGYLDKTVALDSIEVVMKAYQLYAEQMQICGIEPLLSFTRAWRLSKFMAANMLVRTRCTCCGGHFVTDPYENARYYVCGLCKPPARAGKGRAAGGLRLA
- a CDS encoding zf-TFIIB domain-containing protein; the encoded protein is MKCPNCVDVELLLSDRQGVEIDYCPQCRGVWLDRGELDKLIERSLSPSPGRARHQDAPLRQPDFQDSDFRKRSGGAAPGGLGAKLGGLAGLGGLGGGLPGGFAAGSKQKKKKSWLSDIFD
- a CDS encoding sulfate/molybdate ABC transporter ATP-binding protein, which translates into the protein MSIAIRQISKQFGSFTALRDVNLDIDSGELLALLGPSGCGKTTLLRIIAGLESPDQGSVLFAGADATDTHARERNVGFVFQHYALFRHMTVFENVAFGLRVKPRALRPSEAQIKERVHELLSLVQLDWLAERYPSQLSGGQRQRIALARALAVQPKVLLLDEPFGALDAKVRKELRRWLRRLHDELHVTSVFVTHDQEEALEVADRVVLMNQGRVEQVGTPQQVWEHPASPFVYGFLGDVNLFHGRAHEGQLHLEGVAIDTPEHAQARDAKAFAYVRPHDLEVERWRPGAVGIAAELQRALVVGPIARLELWPLDAESPDGHDPLIEAQIPAERLQALGLKEGDRVLLSPKKARVFLQPQPA
- the cysT gene encoding sulfate ABC transporter permease subunit CysT, yielding MTTAAIDLPAPEAAPPRRAQRRVLPGFHLALGYTVFYMSLIVLIPLAALILKTLSMSWADFWDAVTTPRVLASFRLSFGAAFLAAVVNAFMGLLVAWVLVRYSFPGKKVVDALVDLPFALPTAVAGIALTAILAGNGWIGQFFEPFGIQLAFNPTGVVIALIFVGLPFVVRTVQPVLQEAEKELEEAAQCLGATRWQIFWRVIFPTILPALLTGFAMAFARGVGEFGSVIFIAGNIPMVSEIAPLVIIGRLEAFDYLGATAVASVMLLFSFIMLLAINSLQAWQRRRAGDGA
- the cysW gene encoding sulfate ABC transporter permease subunit CysW, with the translated sequence MNGRRALQRGESPWLRWCLIGLALGFMLLFLVLPLLAVFTEALRMGVGAYFEALRDPYAWAAIRLTLLVAAITVPLSLVFGVAAAWAVAKFEFWGKSFLTTLIDLPFSVSPVVAGLIYVLVFGAQGWFGPWLDERGIQIIFAVPGIVLATLFITFPFIARELIPLMQAQGTEEEQAALVLGASGWQTFWRVTLPNIKWGLIYGVILCNARAMGEFGAVSVVSGHIRGLTNTMPLHVEVLYNEYQSVAAFAVASLLALLALVTLVIKTVAEWRMEREMQTLAELAPERPSSPPAYTPRTHAS